In a genomic window of Quercus lobata isolate SW786 chromosome 4, ValleyOak3.0 Primary Assembly, whole genome shotgun sequence:
- the LOC115984211 gene encoding vacuolar protein sorting-associated protein 60.1, with product MKRVFGVKKDKEPPPSINDASDRINKRGETVDEKIKRLDVELSRYKEQIKKTRPGPAQEAVKARAMRVLKQKRMYEGQRDMLYNQTFNLDQVSFASEGIKDAQQTMSALKSANKELKGMMKTVKIQDIDNLQDEMMDLMDVSSEIQESLGRSYSVPDDIDEDDLMGELDALEADMGTEADGVPSYLQPDTESNLDSELNLPSAPTGQAAVPAGRSNAQAEDELGLPTVPRASLRG from the exons ATCAATAAAAGAGGTGAAACAGTGGATGAGAAGATCAAAAGGCTTGATGTTGAGCTTAGTAGATATAAAGAGCAGATCAAGAAAACGAGACCTGGCCCTGCTCAAGAAGCTGTTAAAGCTCGAGCCATGAGGGTTCTCAAGCAAAAGAGAAT GTATGAAGGACAACGGGACATGCTGTACAATCAGACATTCAATCTTGATCAAGTTTCCTTTGCATCTGAGGGTATTAAAGATGCTCAGCAAACA ATGTCAGCCTTGAAATCTGCAAACAAGGAGTTGAAAGGAATGATGAAAACTGTGAAGATTCAAGACATTGAT AACTTGCAAGATGAGATGATGGACCTAATGGATGTGAGTTCTGAAATTCAAGAGAGCCTGGGTAGAAGCTATAGTGTGCCAGATGACATTGATGAGGACGACCTTATGGGTG AACTTGATGCTTTGGAAGCGGACATGGGAACTGAAGCTGATGGGGTGCCCTCTTATCTCCAACCTGATACAGAATCCAATTTGGATTCGGAACTCAACTTGCCTTCAGCGCCCACAGGACAAGCAGCTGTACCAGCTGGCAGATCCAATGCCCAG GCTGAGGACGAACTGGGTTTACCTACTGTGCCTCGGGCATCTCTTCGTGGTTAG